CGCCTGCAGTCGATGACCAGTTCATCTTCGGTTACTTCAAAAGCGGAGATCTGGCCTGCCTGACCAAAGAAGGAAAAATCGTCTGGCAGAAAAACCTGCAGAAAGAATATGGCGAAGACACCCTCTGGTGGGACCTGGGAACCTCGCCCGTCTTGACCGACAACCTGGTTGTGATCGCCTGCATCCAGAGCGACAATTCCTACATCGCTGCTTTCGATAAAGCGACCGGGAAAGAAGTCTGGAAACAGGGCCGCAACCTGGATGCCCCGAAAGAAGCCAACCAGAGTTACACGACTCCGGTAGTCGCCAGACAGAATGGCAAAGAAATCATCTACGTACTGGGAGCCGACCATGTCACCGCCCACGATGCACAGAACGGTAAAGAAATCTGGCGCGTGGGGGGACTGAACCCCACACAGCATGAATACTTCCGCTCGATCTCTTCACCCGTCATCAGCGATGGCTACCTGATCGCTCCCTACGCCCGTGGTGGTTCACTCACAGGAATCAAACTCGGCGGCCAGGGAGATGTCACGAAATCCAATGTTGTCTGGACCAAAGAAGGGGAAGGCAAAGGTGCCTTCTCGGATGTCCCGACCCCGGCTGCCATCAACGGTCGATTCTACGTCTGTTCGGACAAAGGTGAAGTCCTCTGCTTCGACATCAAAACAGGAAAACAGATCTGGGAAGGTCGTCTGCCCCGCAGCCGTCATAAATTCAGTGCCTCGCCAATTCTGGCTGACGGACATATTTATGTGACCCGCGAAGACGGAACCACCCTGGTTGTGGAACAGGGAGACGAATTCAAGCTCGTTTCCGAAAACCCGCTGGAAGGCTTCGCCCTGGCCACGCCGGTCTTCTCGGATGGTAAGATCTATCTGAAGATGACCGATAAACTGTATTGCCTCGGCAAGAAGTAAAACACCTACGATCAGACTTACTGAGGGACAGGTCACTCACCTGTCCCTCTTTTTTCGACTCAACTTCTGACTAAATGAAGCTAAGAAAATCATGACTGATCAACCTCAAATTAACCGACGCACGTTTCTGGGTGAAACCATGGCGGCAACAGCGCTGTCTGGACTGCGTGTGAACTCTGAACTCCAGGGAGCGGGGACTCAAAAGAAGTATCAGTTGTTCTGGGGTGATTTACACAATCACAACGCCGTCGGCTACGCGAAAGGATCACTGGAACGTTCCATTGACCTGGCACAGGAACACCTCGATTTCTTCGCTTTCACCGGACACGCTTCCTGGCACGATATGCCGAAGATGCCGGGCAACCGACACATGAAATGGGTCAATGGATTCGAAGTCCACTCCAAACACTGGCCCAAGACCCGGCAACTGATTCAGGATGCGAACTCCGACGACTTCGTGGCGTTTCTGGGCTACGAATGGCACTCCAGTCAGTTCGGTGACTACTGTATGATCTTCCCCGAGGACCAGCCTGAACTGTTCCTGCCGAACCATGTCGAGAAACTACTCGACTTCGCGGAGGGTAATCAGGCACTGGCGATTCCACATCACGTGGGTTACAAGCAGGGCTGGCGCGGTGCGAACTTCAAGCATTTCCGTCCGGGAGCTTCTCCCGTGGTCGAAGTCTTTTCCGAACATGGTTGCACCGAAACCGACCGCAGCCCTTTCCCAATGATCCGCCACAGCAACGGGGGGCGTTCCGCATCGAACATGATTGTCCCCCAGTTGCAGAAAGGAATGCGTTTTGGCTTTGTCGCTTCGTCCGATGATCACCTGGGCTATCCCGGTGCATACGGCGAAGGGGTACTGGGTGTCTGGGCAGAAGATCTCTCTTCGCGTTCGCTGATGGAAGCGATTCGCGCCCGCCGTACATATGCCGCCACGGGAGATCGGATTGCCCTCGAAGTTTCACTGAATGGTCACCCGATGGGCAGTGATGTGCCTGCAACTACCGATCGTCAGATTGACGTTCGCGTGCAGGGAGAAGACGCGATCTCCATGGTCGAGTTGATTCGCAACGGCAAAGTCATTGAACGCCATTTTCCCGAAGATCACCTGGACGACAAACCGATTCTGCCCGGCAAAGTAAAATGCCGCCTGCAATACGGTTGGGGGCCCTGGGCGGATCTGGCGATGGGCCGCACCTGCTTCTGGGATATGACCATCATACTGGACGGCGGTCGTTTCACCCGCGCGATCCCCTGCTTCCAGTCGGCGCCCTTTAATGAAAAGTTGCGTGATAAACTCAAAGTCGTTTCGAATCAGGAACTCCACCTCGATTCCAACACCACACGCGTCAACTGCTACGCCGAGGATCCCACCAAAGCTGTTGTCACCGAGATCGAAGGCACACCTGACACAGTGCTCACTCTACAGATTCGCAAACCTTACGAGAAAACCATCAGTGCCAAACTGCAGGATCTGATCGACGACAACGTCGTGGAATTCACGGGCGTCTTTACCAGCGAAAGCTATGTAGTGCATCGCCTCGTAGGTCAGAGCGAATACTCAGCTCAGATTTGTTGGCAGGATCATCAGTCCGATGCGAATTCGACCGACTGGTATTACGTACGCGTGACACAAAACAACGGTCAACTCGCCTGGTCCAGCCCGATCTGGGTCGGTTAATCTCAAAGTCCACACTCCAAGACTCGCTCACCTGAACTCACCCTATGATGGAACTGGTATGAATACTGTACTTCGTCTGACCTCTCTCTTGAGTCTTTTAATCGTGGCGTTGTCGGCACTCGCCCAGGCTGATGAACCTGCCAACCCGACCCCGGAATCTCAGCGCTCCGCGGAAGCAGAACCGCAGGATCCGGTACGGCTGATCCTGCCTCCCATCATTTACGCGACCCCCGGAATTGAGACCAGTGTCTACTTCGACAATGTATCGCTGACGATTAACCCGGCGAACTATGTATTCGACGTGCACTGTAACCGGGGACACCTGCAGCAGGAACGCTGGACTTACACTCCCGACGAAAAAGAGATCGGCGATTATAAGTTCAAACTGAACGTGCTGGATCAGAACAACAAGATCATCGCGTCCCAGGAATCACGCCTGAGGGTCGTCCCCACAACAGTCGGTAAAGAAAAGCCGACCAGTCTCCTGATGATCGGCGACAGTCTCACGCACAATTCGGTTTATCCCCGTCACGTATTTGAACTGAGCGAAAAATTCCAGGGCCCTGAACTGAAACTGATCGGTTCTCACAATCCGAGTAACGAAGCAAATGTGCGACACGAAGGTTACGGCGGCTGGACTGCGGTCCGTTTCGCGACCCACTTCAAGGAAAATGCCCGCCAGGGAAATTACCGCGAACGAGGCAGCCCATTCCTGTATGCCGATGAAAGTGGGAAGCCGCAACTCGATTTTCCCCGTTACTGCAAAGAGTTCAATGACGGCAACGCGCCTGATCTGGTCACAATTTTCCTCGGCCCCAACGATGTCTATTCAGCTACGGATGAGAGCATCGAAGAACGCACGGATACGATGGTCAAGCACCTGGATATTCTGGTCAAGATGATTCACGATTTTAATCCACAGACCAAAATCGGTTTCATGCTCCCCGTCCCGCCGGCCGCCAGCCAGGACGCGTTCGGCACCACCAATGGTCGCCAGCAGACACGCTGGCAGTACAAGCGTAATCAGCACTATGTCGCGGAACGGATGCTGAAACATTATGGCGGCAAAAAAACGGAACAGATCTACCTGGTACCAACACACCTGAACCTTGACTGCGTACACAACTATCCCGCGAAGCGAGTTCCCTGGAACTCACACACCACAGAGGAAACACTGCGCCAGAACAACGCTGTCCACCCAGCCAGCAATGGTTACCTGCAGATCGGGGACAGCGTGTTCAGCTGGATTAAAGAAGTTTCCCGGTAAATCGGAATCCGGTCAGACAGTATCTGTTCGTCGATTACTGCTGATCCAGTGCCGGAAATGGAAACATCTTTGACGGAGTACGGCCCGTTTTCATAATGGATTTGATGCGGGCCACGACTTCCGGATGCTGATCAGCCACGTCGTGCTGTTCGCCCGGATCATCTTTGAGGTTGTAAAGTTCGATCTTCATCTGCGGATTTTTCTTTCGCAACAGATTCTGACGCACGCCTTTCCAGTCCCCCATGTGAACCGCCTGTTGTCCCGTGTAAGCCGGGAACTCCCAGTAGAGATACTCATGCTGCTTCTGTTCCTGCGGTTTGCCCAGCAGGGTAGGTACGAAGCTGATGCCATCAATGTCAGCTGGTGCTTTGGTTCCCGTCAGCTGTGCGATGGTAGGCATGACATCCCAGAACGCGGAAAGATGATCGGTCACATCCCCCTCGGGAATGTGTCCCGGCCAGCGAACCACCAGCGGCACACGGATCCCCCCTTCATACAGACTGCCCTTGAACCCGCGCCAGGGGCCAGCCGATTCAAAGAAGACCGAATCAGATCCGCCCAGGCGATCGTATGTCGGACCATTGTCAGAAGTGAAAAAGACCACGGTATTGTCATCCAGATTTAATTCTTTGAGCAGGTTCATGATCTGGCCAACGCCTTTGTCCATGTGTGTAATCATGGCTGCATAGCCAGCGCGGGGATCGGAGCGTTTAATGTAGCCGCGATGCTTATAATCCTCTTCCGGAATTTTACCCCGGTATTCTGCGACCGATTCCTCCGGTGCCTGGATCGCCAGGTGCGGAACCGCGAACGGCAGATACAGGAA
The nucleotide sequence above comes from Gimesia sp.. Encoded proteins:
- a CDS encoding arylsulfatase, which codes for MRRSAPVVLFSLFILGCLTSAVSSAGAAEKQPPNIVFIIADDLGYKELGCYGQKFIKTPNIDKLATDGIRFTQFYSGNAVCAPSRCNLMTGKHPGHAYVRNNGKPDYVQDMKEKEGWEYPGQHPIPDAEVTIAEMLKQKQYATGAMGKWGLGHFGTSGDPNKQGFDLFYGFNCQVHAHNHYPRFLWRNHTKETLPGNDRTLNGETYSQDKFVEVGMEFIRENKDRPFFLYLPFAVPHLAIQAPEESVAEYRGKIPEEDYKHRGYIKRSDPRAGYAAMITHMDKGVGQIMNLLKELNLDDNTVVFFTSDNGPTYDRLGGSDSVFFESAGPWRGFKGSLYEGGIRVPLVVRWPGHIPEGDVTDHLSAFWDVMPTIAQLTGTKAPADIDGISFVPTLLGKPQEQKQHEYLYWEFPAYTGQQAVHMGDWKGVRQNLLRKKNPQMKIELYNLKDDPGEQHDVADQHPEVVARIKSIMKTGRTPSKMFPFPALDQQ
- a CDS encoding PQQ-binding-like beta-propeller repeat protein, with the translated sequence MKALLATALLSLFIAAPTYAGNWPGWRGPNSNGVAEGSGYPVEWDSSKNILWEVKFPGPSGSTPVIWGDDLFLTTNSEGKNRMICLDKNTGKEKWHTDFGTERAGKHKKGSGSSPSPAVDDQFIFGYFKSGDLACLTKEGKIVWQKNLQKEYGEDTLWWDLGTSPVLTDNLVVIACIQSDNSYIAAFDKATGKEVWKQGRNLDAPKEANQSYTTPVVARQNGKEIIYVLGADHVTAHDAQNGKEIWRVGGLNPTQHEYFRSISSPVISDGYLIAPYARGGSLTGIKLGGQGDVTKSNVVWTKEGEGKGAFSDVPTPAAINGRFYVCSDKGEVLCFDIKTGKQIWEGRLPRSRHKFSASPILADGHIYVTREDGTTLVVEQGDEFKLVSENPLEGFALATPVFSDGKIYLKMTDKLYCLGKK
- a CDS encoding SGNH/GDSL hydrolase family protein, producing MNTVLRLTSLLSLLIVALSALAQADEPANPTPESQRSAEAEPQDPVRLILPPIIYATPGIETSVYFDNVSLTINPANYVFDVHCNRGHLQQERWTYTPDEKEIGDYKFKLNVLDQNNKIIASQESRLRVVPTTVGKEKPTSLLMIGDSLTHNSVYPRHVFELSEKFQGPELKLIGSHNPSNEANVRHEGYGGWTAVRFATHFKENARQGNYRERGSPFLYADESGKPQLDFPRYCKEFNDGNAPDLVTIFLGPNDVYSATDESIEERTDTMVKHLDILVKMIHDFNPQTKIGFMLPVPPAASQDAFGTTNGRQQTRWQYKRNQHYVAERMLKHYGGKKTEQIYLVPTHLNLDCVHNYPAKRVPWNSHTTEETLRQNNAVHPASNGYLQIGDSVFSWIKEVSR